One window of the Amia ocellicauda isolate fAmiCal2 chromosome 18, fAmiCal2.hap1, whole genome shotgun sequence genome contains the following:
- the agmat gene encoding guanidino acid hydrolase, mitochondrial — protein MLAVLTRAGRAARLSGGSAVTFSRHTCGHSAGATRRLAPASGAVQPRRRRSDSRFNVPPSAEFVARPSGVATMCKLPLRGSADGLDAAFIGVPIDTGTSNRPGARFGPRQIRAESALLRAFNGGTRAAPYESLMVADIGDVNVNMYNLQDTCTRIREAYRKVLTTGCIPLTLGGDHTISYPILQAVAEKYGPVALIHVDAHADTSDVVLGEKIGHGTPFRRCVEEGLLDCSRVAQIGLRGSSYAADAYRWNREQGFRVVQVEECWSKSLAPLMAEIREQVGDTPVYLSFDIDALDPAYAPGTGTPEIAGLTPMQALEIIRGCRGLDLVGCDLVEVSPAYDTTGNTALTAANLLFEMLCVLPKIKYY, from the exons ATGTTGGCTGTTTTGACCCGCGCAGGCAGAGCTGCGCGTCTGAGCGGCGGCTCCGCAGTGACTTTCTCTCGGCACACATGCGGCCACAGTGCGGGGGCGACACGCAGGCTCGCCCCGGCGTCCGGGGCCGTCCAGCCGCGCAGAAGACGCTCGGACAGCCGCTTCAATGTCCCGCCGAGCGCGGAGTTCGTGGCCCGGCCCAGCGGGGTGGCCACCATGTGCAAGCTGCCGCTGCGGGGCTCGGCGGACGGGCTGGACGCGGCTTTCATCGGCGTCCCCATCGACACCGGCACCTCCAACCGGCCCGGGGCCAG GTTTGGGCCGCGCCAGATCAGGGCAGAGTCCGCTCTGCTGAGGGCCTTCAATGGGGGGACGCGGGCGGCACCATACGAGTCTCTGATGGTGGCGGACATCGGGGACGTGAACGTCAACATGTACAACCTGCAGGACACCTGCACTCGCATCCGGGAGGCCTACCGCAAGGTCCTGACCACGGGCTGCATTCCTCTGACCCTGG GCGGTGATCATACCATATCGTACCCGATTCTCCAAGCTGTGGCTGAGAA GTACGGACCGGTGGCGCTGATCCACGTCGATGCCCATGCCGACACCAGCGACGTGGTGCTGGGGGAGAAGATCGGTCACGGGACCCCCTTCCGGCGCTGCGTGGAGGAGGGGCTTCTGGACTGCAGCCGAGTGGCTCAGATCGGCCTCAGGGGCTCCTCCTACGCGGCAGACGCTTACCGGTGGAATAGAGAGCAG GGGTTCAGGGTGGTGCAGGTCGAGGAGTGCTGGTCCAAGTCTCTCGCTCCTCTCATGGCTGAGATCCGGGAGCAGGTGGGAGACACTCCAGTGTACCTCAGCTTCGACATCGACGCTTTGGACCCGGCCTATGCCCCCGGCACCGGGACCCCCGAGATCGCCGGGCTCACCCCCATGCAG GCCCTCGAGATCATCCGTGGCTGCCGGGGACTGGACCTGGTGGGCTGTGACTTGGTGGAGGTCTCTCCCGCCTATGACACCACAG GAAACACTGCCTTGACTGCAGCCAACCTGCTTTTCGAAATGCTGTGCGTGCTTCCCAAGATCAAATACTACTGA